In Miscanthus floridulus cultivar M001 chromosome 8, ASM1932011v1, whole genome shotgun sequence, the sequence CACATCCTGTCATAATAACCGTGTCATCAATATACTACAATTGAGTGAAACTCCCTGGGGACAAATGAGGTAGGACCCCTTGATGAACCCCTTCTGGTTTGCTTTAGCGAATATGTGGTCCAGTGCATCGGCAGCCATGTTGAACACTAATGGTGACAAGGGATCACCCTGTTGTACAGCCtattcgtttcggctgaattggcttataagccatggctgaaagtactgctggctggtttgctgtgagagaaaaacgctgttcaagccgtggattataagccagatacgagcgaataagccgaaacgaatAGGCTGGTAGTCCACCTGTGTCACTAACCACTAACCAGGACAACTAAACTTTCGAGTCAAATTGTCTGACAGTTTCCGCCCAAAATATAATCTAGTAGTATTAGACAGTTTGACAGCGCATCAATAGTGgtaattctttttttttaatctcCCAACAAAAAATTAggaaaaagtaaaacaagcaaacAATGTAACAACGAATGGGAGAAAACAATCAATTATTGTAGACCACCTCAGCTACTTGGGTGCAACACTGTCACTACAGTAAAGAAGAGCTAGATTGACTAGAGACAGACTGTTTATACATCCATCACAAACGGTAAAGGCAGTACAGAAAAAGTAACCGCATCTCGACTATCAAGCAAATATTTTCACTATATTGCCTGGTCTGCTATATAAACTCTATCCTGCGCAGCTAACTCTGATTTTTGCACTTGCAACCTACTACTATCCCTTACCTTAAATTTTCATCATTTGAGCTCGTGTTGTATTCGCTACCAAACAAAAGACCGGATCAGCACCTCCAGTTGCTAGCACTTCAGCAGTGTCTCAGTTGGTTTGTTCAAAGCCAAGTGGTTTGTCAGGTAGCTCATGAAAAATGGCGAGCATGATTCTTTGTTCAGGTACTTACATCTGCTTCATCCAGTGACGAAGACAAATAGTTCAAGATGAAATCATCTAGATCTCCTTCTAGAACTGAATCCGGATCAGATACTTCATAGTTCGTTCGAAGATCTTTGACCATACGGTATGGCTGACAAAACACAACAAGAACAACTATTTACTGATATATGTTGAACACTATACAGGGATGCTCACAGAAATAACAGTAAGTTATGATGTTTGCACTTAAGAGATCCATCTCTATTCCATACTATAGTTCATTAGAAAGATTATGACAATAATAATTTGTATAGAAAGATTTATGTTCTCTTTTTTCAAAACTTCACTAGTTAGAAAGATCATGTCAGAAAATTTAGATCAAAACATGTGATTATTGTATCCATAAAGGACCAGAAAGAAATCACTAGTTTGCAGCTTCTTAATTTTTAAAAATCCTGAGATGAGTATGGAAACAAAACAGAAATAGAAAGATTAACTCCATAGACTAGTAGCTTAAAGGGAACACTGAGAACACAGATAATGCTACTGAGAGGTCACAGTTTTATCATAACAAGAGTTGATAGTTTAATTTGGTATTCTAAATGGAAAGCTTACATGGAGAACATAAGATCTTATTTGGTTGCCCCAGCTGATTTCGTTGAGTGATTGTGTGTGCTCTGCATTCATCTGTGCTTGGCGGGCAATCTCAAGCTGATCAAGACGAGATTGGAGCACTGCCATTGCGGATGCCTTGTTCATGTGTTGTGATCTGCATTTCTCAATTAGGAGTACAGAACTTTAACATTTATGTTTTTAAAACATTCAACGGTAGAAATAGCATAACGAGCAAAGAATAAACTTGTGAAATGCAAAGGAGAAGACATCAAAATTACCTTTCATTTTGAGATGTTGCACTTATACCAGTTGGAATGTGCACAATTCGAATGGCACTCTCTGTAGTGTTGGCATGCTGACCACCAGGGCCACCAGAACGGAAACGTTCTATCCTAAGATCAGAATCTTTGATCTGGTATCGGCTAGCGGCATCCCCAAGAATAGGTATTACAGCAACAGCTGCAAAGGAAGTGTGCCGCCGCTTTCCACTGTCAAATGGAGAAATTCGCACTAATCTATGGACTCCTACTTCAGCTTTGGCATATCCAAATGCATATTCACCATCAACTTTGATAGTGGCCCTCTGGAAAAAGCAGCTGTTTAAGAtcagttcctttttttttttgtaatctAAATACTACTCATATTAGAAAATAAATGGTTCAGATGGAATAGATTTCATAGCAAAAAAACTGTATGTTCAGCAACACATACTAGTGAAAAAAACAACCTTGATTCCTGCTACTTCACCAGGCATCTCTTCTACCACAGTGACTGTATATCCTCGTTGCTGGGCCCATGACTTATACATGTTCATGACCATTGCAGCCCAGTCCATGCTCTCGGTGCCACCAGCCCCTGCCTGAACCTGAAACCATCATCATAAGGAATCACCCACTGAAAACCTCGTTAGGAAAGCATAAGATGAGCATTGGCACTTCAACTACAAGTGCTCTAGATGGAGCAGTTAGCTGAAAAATTCTTACAAACATAATGAAATTATTGAGGGAGACACAAAATAAACCTCaatgaagcaagaacaagagtCATTGTCTCCAGAAAGTAACGCATTAAGTTCTTTCTCCTTTGCACTTCTTCTCATATCCGCTAAAGCCCTCATGctttcctgcacaaaacagttAAAATAAAAGTTGAAACAGATAGATGGTTTGTACAATGAATGGAAAATGGATCTGTGCTGTATTTCAAGCTTTATATCATGTAATGAGCACTGTACTCACCATCTCAAGTTCATTATCGTTTTCTTCACGTGCAAGCCGTAACATCTCAATGTGTTCAATCAATTCCTGCTCAAATTGGTTCACTGACTTAATCTTGCCCATGAGCTCACCCTGCTCACGGCTAACCCTCCCAGCAAAAACTGGATCTTCCCAGAGGTCTGGCCTCTCTAACACCACAGCCAATTGTTTCGTTCTGTCAAGTATCCATCCCCACTGAACAAGTAAAAACAATGCTCAATTCAGACAGGATAGAAATGCCCAGTTAGCGAGCATAAACACACTCCGCACATAAGATGTTCGCTGAAGTGCCTGAATGAATCGAGAACCTAAGATGACGGACCATCCTTGCGCAACAATAGAACGCAATTCGGCAATTTGGCCTACGGAAAAGCACTAAGTATCGGATGTCATGTGAATATTGTACCTTGAGGCGCTTCTTGATGAGCTTGACTGACTGCGCGACGGCGGCGGCATGGCTGCGCCAGTCGCTCTCGGCTTCGGGAAGAATCGTCCACCTCTTGTCGGCAATCGAGTCTACCGTCAGGCCGTCCGCGGTCATCGGAgcctccgccaccgcctccgTGGACGGAGAGGAGAACCACCGCACCGGAACGCGGAGGAGAGTGGAGTCGGCGGCGTGGGGGAGGCCATCAGTGGGCCCCAGGAGGGCCACCAAGGCGGCGCCATGCGTGAGGAGGCAGTGAGTAGTTCCTGGCCTCTTGCGGTGGAGGTGGGAGACGAGGCGCGCCGCCGCTGATCTGGTTAAGAGGCGGGAGGCCATTTTCGTGGGCTTGAAACGTGCTCGCCGCCGCTATGTAGCTCGCCTCGCGCACAGGCACAGCCCGTCTAGACAGGACAGCTCCTCGCCATCGCAGCCTTGCACGTGGTCGCCAGTGTAAGTTTGGGAGGAACCAGGTGCCATCTCGGTCTCCTGGGTTGCGTGTTATATACAAGAGGAATCGTCCCTCCACGGTGACAAGTATAACGATATATGATTACAACAATGATTCCTTCAATCTAGGCTAACCTATCATCTATACCGAACTAAGGCTCCGTTTAGATTTCAAAAAATTTTacgcagtacccatcacatcaaatcttgcggcacatgcatgaagtactaaatgtagacgaaaaaaaaataattacatagttgggtgagaaatcgcgagacgaaacttttgaacctaattaatccataattagacactaattaccaaatacaaacgaaagtgctacagtagccaaaatccaaaaatttttggaccTAAACGGGGCCTAATAGGATCTCATCTAGAATACAATGAACCTGATCATACCAGGGCTAACCTATCATATCATCTAACACTCTCCCTCAATCTTAGCCACTTACAATGTTAAGATTGACTCTAAACTGTCGTAGCTTCGCAGCGGGAATTGCTTTGGTGAAGCCATCGGCCAACTGATCGGCTGAGTTAATAAATCTGATGTCCAACAATTTTTGCGCCACTTGTTCTCTATCAAAGTGGAAATCAATCTCTATGTGTTTCGTTCTAGCATGAAACACTGGATTGGCAGACAAGTATTTTGCCCCCAAATTATCACACCACAATCGTGCAGCCCTGAGGTGATCAATCTTGAGCTCGCTCAACAACTTCTGCACCCACATCATCTCAGCCGTGGCATTTGCCAAGGCCTTATACTCAGCTTCGGTGCTAGACCATGACATGGTCGCCTGCTTCCTGGCTGTCCATGACACTAGATTTTCACCTAGAAACACAACGAAGCCACCAGTTGATCTGCAGTCATCAGGACACCTCGCCCAATCAGCGTCAGAGAAAGCACTGATCATCATTGATTTTGATCTCTTGATCTTAAGCCCATAATTCAGAGTACCACAAACATACCGCAAGATTCTTTTTACTGCACTCTAGTGTATAGTGGTAGGCGAGTGGAGGTATTGACATACCTTGTTGACAGAGAAGGATATATCTGGTCTTGTTAGAGTTAAATATTGTAATGCCCCAACAAGACTTCTATACCGTGTTGCATCTTTATCTCCAAGCTTTGTACCATCGGTTAAGCTGAGTTTCTCTGAAACAGATAGAGGAGTGTCAACAGCCTTGGCTCGGTTCATTCCAGATCGAGCAAGCAGATCAGCTGCATATCTTCCCTGCGAGAGCAGTAACCCATCTGATAGCTTTTTAACTTCAATACCTAAGAACTAATGCAAGTCACCTAGGTCCTTCAGTGCAAATTCTTTTTGCAAATCTTTTAGCAGTGCTTCTGTTGCATCTTTGTGAGGAGCTTGCTACAATAATATCATCTACATATACCAACACAAAAATGCAGTATTTGCCCCGGTTGTAGTAAAACAACGAAGTATCAGCTTTAGATGGAACAAAACCAAGACTTTCCAATCTCTTGCACAGCCTTGCATACCATGCTCGAGGTGCTTATTTAAGCCCGTAGAGTGCCTTGTCCAACTTGCAAACATAGTTGGGATGAGCTTTATCAGCATAGCCTGGTGGTTGATGCATATACACTTCTTCTTCCAGAATGCCATGAAGGAAATCATTCTGTACATCGAGTTGACGAAGAGACCAACCCCTTGAGACTACAATGGACAAGATCAGACGTATGGTTGCTGCCTTCACAACTGGACTGAACGTGTCTTCATAGTCAATCCCATACCGTTGTTTGAACCCCTTTGCAACCAAGCGTGCTTTGTATCTATCAATTGTGCCATCAGCTCTACGTTTGATCTTATATACCCATTTGCAGCCTATGGCATTCTTCCCCTTGGGGGGAGGCACGAGGTGCCATGTCTTGTTGCGTAACAAAGCTTGATGCTCACTAAGTCACTATCCATAGCAGCTACCCAATTTCGGTCACCAAGTGCTTCCTCAACTGTGGTCGGCTCTTCTATAGATGTTTGAGAGCTCATGCACCAGCGTACTGTGCCATCAGTATGAATTTTAGGCTGCTGAATTCCATGTTGTAGGTGAGTTGCAGGTCTCGGTGTAGGAGATGAAACGGATCCAGTCGCTGTAGAGGACCCCAGCGAGAGGATCTCAGCCGAATTTGGTGTCACGTCGCCATGCAGCTGGCCAGGCGCTGTCTCCTAGTCAGCGGGATCATCGTGCAATGCTAGGGTTGGTGTGGCCACGCCAATCCCATCTGAAGGTGCCACAGAGGCTCCGAAGGTGCTCCCCCGCGTGTCGTGAGGCGAGGAAGGCGACACTCTCGACCGGACCAGGCCTCCTGATCCCAAGGCTGATCTGCCTAAACTCCCTAACGCAGCCGCCATCGGACCAGCTTCGTTTGGAGGGTAGCTCCCTGATGGGGAACACATAAAATGATGATCAGCATACATCGTTCCTGTTCCTGTTTCAGCAACAACACCACCAGACTTGGGTAACTCATTAGTAGAGGTGGGAGATAACAAATGTTGATCATGTAGATTTGCATCCCTAAAATCCGAGGAGCGGTTTTTGAGTATGTCGGGAAGAAGGGCAAGCTCTGAGCAAAGCCTAGCACCAGCATTTGGGTGAAGTGAAGCAAACGGAAAAACAGTTTCATCAAACACTACATCACGAGAGATGTAGACATGGCCTTCTTTTGGATCAAGACATTTTAAGCCTTTGTGCATATTGCTATAGCCAAGAAAGACACACTGTTTGGATCTAAATTGGAGTTTCTTGGAATTGTATGATCTAAGGTTGGGCCATACGGCACACCCAAAGGTGCGAAAGAAGCTGTAGTCAGGCTGGTTCCCAAACAGACGCTCAAAAGGAGTGTGATCGGCGATGACTTTAGAGGGAAGACGGTTGATGATGAACACAACTGTGGCAAAGGCTTCATCCTAGAACTTCAATGGCATGGATGAGTGTGCAAGAAGTGTGAGACCCATCTCAACAATGTGCCTATGTTTGCGTTCCGCTGAACCATTTTGTTGATGTGCATGAGGGCATGAGACATGATGATCTATGCCTATGCGATTAAAAAAGGAGTGTAGGGCCTGATATTCTCCACCCTAGTCTGTTTGTATGGTACAAATTTTTCAACTAAATTGTCGTTCAATGAGGTTTTGAAAATCACAAAAACACTGGAAGACCTCTGATTTGTGACTCAAGAAATAAACCCAAACATATTTGGTGTGATCATCAATGAAACTCACATAGTAGTTTTTGTGTCCAACAGAACTTGGGGCAGGCCCCCATACATTGGAAAAAACTAAATCTAGAGGATGACTTAACAAACTACTTGACTTAGGGTAAGGCAATTGGTGACTTTTGCCTTGTTGACATGCATCACAAACCCTAGTCTTATTTGACCCATGAACGAAAGGAAGTTTATGACGGTGCAGAACTTGCTGCACAACACGGGATGATGCATGGCCTAGCCTATGATGCCATAGGGATGCAGAAGGCTTGATGACACCGAGTGCTTGCTTATTTTGGGCTGACTACAAGGGATACAACCCTCCTTCACATCTGCCTTTGTGAATGACCTTCTTCGTCACCTGCTCCTTGATTGCAAAATAATTGGGATGAAATTCAAGAAACACATTATTGTCTCGAGTGAGATGATTAACGGAACAAAGATTTTTGTGTGATTGTGGGACATGAAGGATATTTCTTAGATGGAGATTAGGGGAATGCAAACGACTATGACCAACATTAGTGATCTCCATACCTGTCCCGTTGGCAGCATGTACTTGTTCCCCGCCGTGATACTTGTCACGGATGATCAACTTTTCTAGTTCTCCAATAATATGGTCGGTGGCGCCCGTGTCCATGTACCAGTTTGTATCCACATCATACAAACTAGTTGCTACAGATGCACTCTTCTGCGGTGGTCCTGTGAAAGACGCATCGAACCTTTTGAAACAACGAATGACGGGGTGCCCTTCCTTGCCACACAACTGGCAAAAGACACCAGGCTAAAAGCGTCCTCCTCTGTGGCCTCCCTTCTGGCCACCATGGTTGAAGCCACCACGGTTGCCATGGCCGCTGCCGCGACCGCTGTTGTAGGAGTAGTTGCCGCGGTCATCGCGGTCACCACAGCCACCCTTGGCAACCATGTTCGTGGAGTACTGCTGTCCGCCGCCGCAGATCTCCAGATGCTGCTCGTGGGCGATGAGTTGAGCATAAAGCTCGTTCACGGTGATGGGCTCCACACGTGTCGACACCGCCGTCACAACCGAGTCAAATTTAGAATCTAACCCGGTTAGTATGTAGGAGACAAGCTCCTCATCCTCCAGTTTTCGCCCTGCTGAGGCCATCTCATCCGCCAAAGATTTCATTTTAGTGAAATAATCACTTACAGAGGCTACGCCCTTG encodes:
- the LOC136478230 gene encoding peptide chain release factor PrfB2, chloroplastic-like, translating into MASRLLTRSAAARLVSHLHRKRPGTTHCLLTHGAALVALLGPTDGLPHAADSTLLRVPVRWFSSPSTEAVAEAPMTADGLTVDSIADKRWTILPEAESDWRSHAAAVAQSVKLIKKRLKWGWILDRTKQLAVVLERPDLWEDPVFAGRVSREQGELMGKIKSVNQFEQELIEHIEMLRLAREENDNELEMESMRALADMRRSAKEKELNALLSGDNDSCSCFIEVQAGAGGTESMDWAAMVMNMYKSWAQQRGYTVTVVEEMPGEVAGIKRATIKVDGEYAFGYAKAEVGVHRLVRISPFDSGKRRHTSFAAVAVIPILGDAASRYQIKDSDLRIERFRSGGPGGQHANTTESAIRIVHIPTGISATSQNERSQHMNKASAMAVLQSRLDQLEIARQAQMNAEHTQSLNEISWGNQIRSYVLHPYRMVKDLRTNYEVSDPDSVLEGDLDDFILNYLSSSLDEADVST